TCTCTATGAGCCCAATACGGTTTTTGTAGGTCGTTAAAAAGTAGCTTTTGTCTACTCGCCAGCGCTAAAATCAGCTGTAAATAGGTTCTGCTCAATGACTGATCATAGGATTCCGACGACATTTTGAGCAGATCTATTTTTTCCATGATAGTTGATATCTCATGATAAATAGCTGTTGAGAGCAACACATGAGGTTGCTGGTAGATGTTGTTGAATAGAATTCCATTACAGGCAACTTCATCTTTATGATATTCTATACAATAGAAATCGCCGTGAAATTTTAGCACACTAAAGGTACTTTTCTGCACCACATCCATCGTAAACAACTGATAGGGAGACAAAAACAAAACACTTTTAGGATCCGCATGGTATGTCACCAAATCAACCGAAAAACTCGTCGCTTTCTCAAATAAAAGAATGCAGTACAATGGTTCACTAATGTTGAATCTACCGGCAGATAATACTAATTTTTCAAACAGGATATGGGAATAGTTCATGTTATTAAGCTAAAATATGAATTTAATCGAACCTATTCATCCGGTCTTAAGCTTCGCTTCAAATGATAAAACTTAAGTAGAATATGGTCATACCATAAGGCAAATAAAAGCATACTAGCCGGTAACAATAATGTTTTCAGTTTAAAATATTGAAACATAAAGCCGCCTATAACTCCCCCAATAAAAAAGCCTCCAATAATCATCAACTTAAGAAAGATACTTTTGTGTAATTTCACTTTTTCAGCAATTTCTCTATAAAAAAGTAACTGCGAGATTTCAATACCAAGATCAGTAAACAATCCCGTCAAATGCGTCGTTCTGACAACTGATTGTGACACCTTCGTTACCAGGGCATTCTGAAGTCCCATAGCAAAAAGCAGGGCAAATGAAATTATGGTTGGTAACGTTGGCCCTGCTTTAAATAAAGCTGGGAGCAGTCCTACATTAATTAAGATAATAGACTCCATACAAATTGGAATGATATAAGCGTTATGTGATTTCTTTTTTGAAGCTAATTCTACAATAAAACCTGAAACGGTAGCTCCCATTAAAAAGAAAGCAATGTATAACAGATAAATCAAAGCCATCTTATAATTCATTAAAATCAACTGTTCTGAAAAAAATGCGAAGTGACCTGTGACATTCGTTGTTAAAGTGCTAACGGCAAGAACACCTGTAATATTGACCAAACCCGCAACACAAGATAAAATAGAGGCTAACTTTAAATTATGAATATAATTCCTTCCTCTCCCTTGATGCCTAAACATTTGAATTAATCTTTATAAATTAGAGAAATAGATGAAAACAAGATTCATTTAAGGTTTCAGCAAATCATATACCCTGACATAATCCACCTCCATCTCTGCAGGAAATGCGCTGCTATCGACGCCTTGCACACCGCCCCAATCTCCACCAACGGCCAGATTCAATAGTAAATGAAATCTTTTATCAAATGGCCACACGCCATTGCCTTTTCCTTCATTTGGAAAACTGTAGATCTGTACATCATCCACGAAACCACGAATATAC
The Sphingobacterium multivorum genome window above contains:
- a CDS encoding helix-turn-helix domain-containing protein encodes the protein MNYSHILFEKLVLSAGRFNISEPLYCILLFEKATSFSVDLVTYHADPKSVLFLSPYQLFTMDVVQKSTFSVLKFHGDFYCIEYHKDEVACNGILFNNIYQQPHVLLSTAIYHEISTIMEKIDLLKMSSESYDQSLSRTYLQLILALASRQKLLFNDLQKPYWAHRDIIDDFEQFLEKNYKAHKEVTFYAANYGLSPAVFTKKIKLKWGKSPSKLIQERLVLESKRQLHLTAKSIKEIAANLQYKDEFYFSRFFKKMVGVSPKVFRKRVGLSIVAEKSML
- a CDS encoding YoaK family protein, whose protein sequence is MFRHQGRGRNYIHNLKLASILSCVAGLVNITGVLAVSTLTTNVTGHFAFFSEQLILMNYKMALIYLLYIAFFLMGATVSGFIVELASKKKSHNAYIIPICMESIILINVGLLPALFKAGPTLPTIISFALLFAMGLQNALVTKVSQSVVRTTHLTGLFTDLGIEISQLLFYREIAEKVKLHKSIFLKLMIIGGFFIGGVIGGFMFQYFKLKTLLLPASMLLFALWYDHILLKFYHLKRSLRPDE